Proteins encoded by one window of Vigna radiata var. radiata cultivar VC1973A chromosome 5, Vradiata_ver6, whole genome shotgun sequence:
- the LOC106762155 gene encoding glyoxylate/hydroxypyruvate reductase A HPR2 isoform X1 has translation MESMGVLMTCPMHSYIQEQLAKRFNLFKLWHFPSFVAFAQAHGTSVRAVVASVKVGVDATTIDSLPNLQIVSTYSVGYDNIDLRKCREKGIPVTNTPDVLTDDVADLAIALALSLFCTISHSPRRNSAPHLTPKLSGKAVGIIGMGRIGLAIAKRAEAFGCPISYHSRSVKAESGYRYYSNVLDLAADSEVLVVACTLTHETRHIVNRGVMDALGPKGILINIGRGPHVDEPELVSALTEGRLGGAGLDVFEKEPEVREELLRLENVVLTPHVGSDTVETCMAMADLVIANLEASFLGKPLLTPII, from the exons ATGGAATCCATGGGCGTGCTAATGACTTGCCCAATGCACAGTTACATCCAAGAACAGCTCGCCAAGCGCTTCAACCTCTTCAAACTCTGGCACTTTCCCTCCTTCGTCGCCTTCGCCCAAGCCCACGGAACCTCCGTCCGCGCCGTCGTCGCAAGTGTCAAAGTAGGAGTGGATGCCACCACCATCGACTCCTTGCCCAACCTACAGATTGTCTCCACCTACAGCGTCGGATACGACAACATCGACCTCCGAAAATGCAGAGAGAAAGGCATTCCCGTCACCAACACGCCCGACGTTTTGACCGACGATGTCGCCGATCTCGCCATCGCCCTTGCCTTGTCCCTCTTCTGCACAATTTCTCACTCCCCTCGCCGTAATTCTGCTCCTCACCTCACACCAAAG CTTAGTGGTAAAGCAGTTGGAATTATAGGGATGGGAAGGATTGGGTTGGCGATTGCGAAGAGAGCCGAGGCTTTTGGATGCCCCATCAGCTACCATTCGAGAAGTGTAAAGGCAGAGTCTGGGTATAGATATTACTCTAACGTTCTTGACTTAGCCGCTGACTCTGAAGTACTGGTTGTGGCCTGTACCCTCACCCATGAAACCCGTCACATCGTGAACCGGGGAGTTATGGATGCATTGGGCCCAAAGGGGATTTTGATCAATATTGGGCGAGGCCCGCACGTGGATGAGCCCGAACTCGTGTCCGCCTTGACCGAAGGAAGACTAGGTGGTGCGGGCCTTGACGTGTTTGAGAAGGAGCCAGAGGTGCGGGAAGAGTTACTAAGGCTTGAGAATGTTGTGTTGACTCCTCATGTGGGGAGTGACACTGTGGAAACTTGCATGGCAATGGCAGATCTTGTGATTGCAAACTTAGAGGCAAGCTTCCTTGGCAAACCCCTTTTGACTCCAATCATTTGA
- the LOC106762854 gene encoding protein disulfide isomerase-like 1-6 isoform X2: MCTRKAALRFILVLLSLLLVLKFNVATEIEDELEELLAVDEEVEREADGGGEKLSEAEVLSKAQRIVIELNNDNTERVVNGNEFVLVLGYAPWCPRSAELMPHFAEAATSLRELRIPIVMAKLDADRYPKPASFLGVKGFPTLLLFVNGTSQPYSGGFTADDIVIWTRKKTGTPVIRISSVVEAEKFLRKYQKFVVGQFDKFEGTDYEEFVSAAKSDNEIQFVEVNQVELAKVLYPAIKPTGRFLGIVKSEPERYTAYDGAFTMNKILEFVDYNKFPLVTTLTEMNSDKVYASPVKLQVLVFANIDDFKILLDPLQDVARTFKSKIMFIYVAIDDENLAKPFLTLFGLEESKNPVIAAFNNGMSSKYLLESKPTQSNIENFCNNLVQGSLSPYFKSQPIPDNTEASVHVIVGKTFDDEILSSKKDVLLEVFTPWCINCETISKQVEKLAKHYKGSSNLMFARIDASANEHPNLQVNDYPTLLLYRADDKANPIKLSTKSGLKELAASINKYLKVKNVKDEL, from the exons ATGTGTACGAGGAAAGCCGCCTTAAGATTCATCCTCGTCCTTCTCTCCCTTCTCCTCGTACTGAAGTTTAACGTTGCAACAGAGATTGAGGATGAGTTGGAGGAGCTGTTAGCAGTGGACGAGGAAGTAGAGCGTGAAGCCGATGGGGGTGGCGAGAAGTTATCAGAAGCAGAGGTTTTAAGCAAAGCCCAAAGGATCGTTATTGAGCTCAACAACGACAACACAGAGAGGGTTGTTAATGGGAACGAGTTTGTTCTGGTTCTGGGGTATGCACCTTGGTGTCCAAGGAGTGCTGAGCTCATGCCCCATTTTGCTGAGGCTGCAACTTCTCTGAGGGAATTGAGAATCCCTATTGTTATGGCCAAACTTGATGCTGACAGGTATCCAAAGCCTGCATCTTTCCTTGGTGTCAAAGGCTTCCCCACTTTGCTTCTCTTTGTCAATGGCACCTCTCAGCCCTACTCTGGTGGTTTTACTGC GGATGATATAGTGATATGGACAAGAAAAAAGACTGGTACTCCTGTTATTCGGATAAGTTCAGTGGTAGAAGCAGAGAAGTTTCTGAGGAAGTATCAAAAGTTTGTCGTTGGTCAGTTTGATAAATTTGAG GGAACTGATTATGAGGAGTTTGTGAGTGCTGCAAAGTCTGATAATGAAATCCAGTTTGTCGAAGTGAATCAGGTAGAACTTGCCAAAGTTCTTTATCCAGCTATCAAACCTACAGGTCGTTTTCTTGGGATTGTTAAGAGTGAACCAGAAAGATACACTGCATATG ATGGAGCTTTCACGATGAATAAGATATTGGAGTTTGTAGACTACAACAAGTTTCCGTTAGTTACTACGCTGACTGAAATGAATTCTGACAAAGTCTATGCCAGCCCTGTCAAGCTTCAG GTTTTGGTCTTTGCAAACATTGATGACTTCAAGATTCTTCTTGATCCTCTTCAAGATGTTGCAAGAACATTCAAGTCAAAG ataatgtttatatatgttgCTATTGATGATGAGAACCTTGCAAAGCCCTTCTTAACATTGTTCGGTCTTGAAGAATCAAAAAATCCTGTG ATCGCTGCGTTTAATAATGGAATGAGCTCAAAATATTTGTTGGAATCAAAACCAACACAAAGCAATATTGAA AACTTCTGCAATAATCTTGTGCAAGGTTCTTTGTCACCTTACTTCAAGTCACAACCAATTCCAGATAAC ACTGAAGCAAGTGTCCATGTTATTGTTGGGAAGACATTTGACGATGAAATCTTGAGCAGCAAGAAGGATGTGCTCTTGGAG GTGTTTACACCTTGGTGTATCAACTGTGAGACCATTAGCAAGCAAGTAGAGAAATTGGCAAAGCACTACAAAGGATCAAGTAATCTAATGTTTGCAAGGATAGATGCTTCAGCCAACGAACATCCAAACCTGCAA GTAAATGACTACCCCACACTCCTGCTTTATAGAGCAGATGATAAGGCAAATCCG ATCAAACTATCTACAAAATCTGGTTTGAAAGAATTGGCTGCATCCATCAACAAATATCTAAAAGTGAAGAATGTCAAAGATGAGTTATAG
- the LOC106762156 gene encoding photosystem I reaction center subunit VI-2, chloroplastic-like gives MASLASLAVVQPSTVKGLAGSSLAGTKLTFRPSQKSFRAKNFRSGAVVAKYGDKSVYFDLEDLGNTTGQWDLYGSDAPSPYNPLQSKFFETFAAPFTKRGLLLKFLILGGGSTLAYFSATASGDILPIKKGPQLPPKLGPRGKI, from the exons ATGGCTTCTCTGGCAAGCTTGGCTGTTGTTCAACCATCCACTGTGAAGGGTCTTGCTGGATCTTCCCTTGCTGGAACTAAGCTTACTTTCAGGCCCTCTCAAAAGAGTTTCAGAGCCAAGAATTTCAG GAGTGGTGCTGTTGTAGCAAAGTACGGTGACAAGAGTGTGTACTTTGATTTGGAGGATCTAGGCAACACTACAGGCCAGTGGGACTTGTACGGATCCGATGCACCTTCACCCTACAACCCTCTTCag AGCAAGTTCTTCGAGACATTCGCGGCTCCATTCACAAAGAGGGGATTGTTGCTCAAGTTTTTGATCCTGGGAGGTGGTTCCACCCTGGCATACTTCAGTGCCACTGCTTCAGGTGACATTCTACCAATCAAGAAAGGTCCACAACTTCCACCAAAGCTAGGTCCCCGTGGCAAGATCTAA
- the LOC106759920 gene encoding uncharacterized protein LOC106759920, producing the protein MMLSAKSESDITSLAPSSPSRSPKRPVYYVQSPSRDSHDGDKSSSMQATPISNSPMESPSHPSFGRHSRNSSASRFSGIFRSSSGRKGSRKRNDKGWPECDVILEEGSYHEFDDKGFTRRFQALIAVFTFVVVFTVFCLIIWGASRPYKAQINVKSLTVHNMYVGEGSDFTGVITKMMTVNVTLRMSIYNPATFFGIHVHSTPINLVFSDITVATGELKKYYQPRKSNRIVSVNVEGTKVPLYGAGSTIAASQTGVEVPLTLNFEIQSRGNVVGKLVKTKHHKQITCPLVINSSRSKPIKFKRNSCTYE; encoded by the exons ATGATGTTGTCTGCAAAATCTGAATCGGATATCACAAGTTTAGCTCCTTCTTCACCTTCGAGGTCTCCAAAGCGTCCTGTGTACTATGTGCAAAGTCCTTCAAGGGATTCTCACGATGGAGACAAGTCATCTTCAATGCAGGCTACTCCAATATCAAACAGTCCAATGGAGTCTCCTTCACACCCTTCGTTTGGGCGTCATTCTAGGAACTCTTCTGCAAGCCGTTTTTCAGGGATTTTCAGGTCATCTTCTGGAAGGAAAGGTAGTAGGAAGAGAAATGATAAGGGGTGGCCCGAGTGTGATGTGATTTTGGAAGAAGGTTCTTATCATGAGTTTGATGACAAGGGCTTCACAAGACGCTTCCAAGCATTAATTGCCGTGTTTACCTTTGTGGTTGTTTTCACTGTCTTTTGCTTGATCATCTGGGGTGCCAGCAGACCTTATAAAGCACAAATCAATGTCAAG AGTTTGACAGTGCACAATATGTACGTTGGAGAGGGCTCAGATTTCACAGGTGTCATCACGAAAATGATGACAGTAAATGTCACTTTGCGCATGAGCATCTATAACCCTGCTACATTTTTTGGAATTCATGTGCACTCCACACCCATCAATCTTGTCTTCTCAGACATCACAGTTGCCACAGGCGAA CTGAAGAAATACTATCAGCCGAGAAAAAGTAACCGCATTGTATCAGTGAACGTGGAGGGTACAAAGGTTCCTCTCTATGGTGCTGGATCCACCATAGCTGCCTCTCAAACTGGTGTTGAAGTTCCTCTCACATTGAACTTTGAAATCCAGTCACGTGGCAATGTGGTTGGTAAACTGGTGAAGACAAAGCACCATAAGCAAATCACTTGCCCCTTGGTCATCAACTCTTCCAGATCAAAACCTATCAAATTCAAAAGGAATTCATGCACCTACGAATGA
- the LOC106762854 gene encoding protein disulfide isomerase-like 1-6 isoform X1 produces the protein MCTRKAALRFILVLLSLLLVLKFNVATEIEDELEELLAVDEEVEREADGGGEKLSEAEVLSKAQRIVIELNNDNTERVVNGNEFVLVLGYAPWCPRSAELMPHFAEAATSLRELRIPIVMAKLDADRYPKPASFLGVKGFPTLLLFVNGTSQPYSGGFTADDIVIWTRKKTGTPVIRISSVVEAEKFLRKYQKFVVGQFDKFEGTDYEEFVSAAKSDNEIQFVEVNQVELAKVLYPAIKPTGRFLGIVKSEPERYTAYGASVFDGAFTMNKILEFVDYNKFPLVTTLTEMNSDKVYASPVKLQVLVFANIDDFKILLDPLQDVARTFKSKIMFIYVAIDDENLAKPFLTLFGLEESKNPVIAAFNNGMSSKYLLESKPTQSNIENFCNNLVQGSLSPYFKSQPIPDNTEASVHVIVGKTFDDEILSSKKDVLLEVFTPWCINCETISKQVEKLAKHYKGSSNLMFARIDASANEHPNLQVNDYPTLLLYRADDKANPIKLSTKSGLKELAASINKYLKVKNVKDEL, from the exons ATGTGTACGAGGAAAGCCGCCTTAAGATTCATCCTCGTCCTTCTCTCCCTTCTCCTCGTACTGAAGTTTAACGTTGCAACAGAGATTGAGGATGAGTTGGAGGAGCTGTTAGCAGTGGACGAGGAAGTAGAGCGTGAAGCCGATGGGGGTGGCGAGAAGTTATCAGAAGCAGAGGTTTTAAGCAAAGCCCAAAGGATCGTTATTGAGCTCAACAACGACAACACAGAGAGGGTTGTTAATGGGAACGAGTTTGTTCTGGTTCTGGGGTATGCACCTTGGTGTCCAAGGAGTGCTGAGCTCATGCCCCATTTTGCTGAGGCTGCAACTTCTCTGAGGGAATTGAGAATCCCTATTGTTATGGCCAAACTTGATGCTGACAGGTATCCAAAGCCTGCATCTTTCCTTGGTGTCAAAGGCTTCCCCACTTTGCTTCTCTTTGTCAATGGCACCTCTCAGCCCTACTCTGGTGGTTTTACTGC GGATGATATAGTGATATGGACAAGAAAAAAGACTGGTACTCCTGTTATTCGGATAAGTTCAGTGGTAGAAGCAGAGAAGTTTCTGAGGAAGTATCAAAAGTTTGTCGTTGGTCAGTTTGATAAATTTGAG GGAACTGATTATGAGGAGTTTGTGAGTGCTGCAAAGTCTGATAATGAAATCCAGTTTGTCGAAGTGAATCAGGTAGAACTTGCCAAAGTTCTTTATCCAGCTATCAAACCTACAGGTCGTTTTCTTGGGATTGTTAAGAGTGAACCAGAAAGATACACTGCATATGGTGCGTCTGTTTTTG ATGGAGCTTTCACGATGAATAAGATATTGGAGTTTGTAGACTACAACAAGTTTCCGTTAGTTACTACGCTGACTGAAATGAATTCTGACAAAGTCTATGCCAGCCCTGTCAAGCTTCAG GTTTTGGTCTTTGCAAACATTGATGACTTCAAGATTCTTCTTGATCCTCTTCAAGATGTTGCAAGAACATTCAAGTCAAAG ataatgtttatatatgttgCTATTGATGATGAGAACCTTGCAAAGCCCTTCTTAACATTGTTCGGTCTTGAAGAATCAAAAAATCCTGTG ATCGCTGCGTTTAATAATGGAATGAGCTCAAAATATTTGTTGGAATCAAAACCAACACAAAGCAATATTGAA AACTTCTGCAATAATCTTGTGCAAGGTTCTTTGTCACCTTACTTCAAGTCACAACCAATTCCAGATAAC ACTGAAGCAAGTGTCCATGTTATTGTTGGGAAGACATTTGACGATGAAATCTTGAGCAGCAAGAAGGATGTGCTCTTGGAG GTGTTTACACCTTGGTGTATCAACTGTGAGACCATTAGCAAGCAAGTAGAGAAATTGGCAAAGCACTACAAAGGATCAAGTAATCTAATGTTTGCAAGGATAGATGCTTCAGCCAACGAACATCCAAACCTGCAA GTAAATGACTACCCCACACTCCTGCTTTATAGAGCAGATGATAAGGCAAATCCG ATCAAACTATCTACAAAATCTGGTTTGAAAGAATTGGCTGCATCCATCAACAAATATCTAAAAGTGAAGAATGTCAAAGATGAGTTATAG
- the LOC106762154 gene encoding rop guanine nucleotide exchange factor 12 produces MVQAGEQDQEGGGRTRLFNFKGIFEGTGRHTKSLSIDTATQLEPTEDGAASSRSQGSKPLNDLDKIPKPRTLTKEELAAKEAKEKILQEMEQMKERFAKLLLGEDMSGGGKGVSSALALSNAFTNLAASIYGEQKRLEPMPAERKAKWRKEIDWLLSVTDYVVEMVPSQQKSKDGTNMEIMTTRQRTDLHMNIPALRKLDAMLIECLDNFKDQTEFYYVSKDSDDSDPDSKKKNDDKWWLPTPKVPVDGLSDSARKFLHYQKDCVNQVLKAAMAINAQILSEIEIPESYIDSLPKNGRASLGDSIYRSITVEFFDPDQFLSTMDLSSEHKILNLKNRIEASIVIWKRKMNHKDGKSTWGSGVSIEKRELFEERAETILLLLKHRFPGLPQSSLDISKIQYNKDVGQAVLESYSRILESLAFTVLSRIDDVLQADFQIQCQNISAGKSRNSISRPPKEEMEKVTTEAPGSMTLSDFMGWGSDQEDSTLKKDPSDELCKDEDTKQQKLANVVTSKKMSYLETLGATRSPTARH; encoded by the exons atGGTTCAAGCAGGAGAACAAGATCAGGAAGGTGGTGGCAGGACCAGATTGTTTAACTTCAAAGGGATATTTGAGGGCACTGGAAGGCATACCAAGAGCCTCAGCATTGACACTGCTACCCAATTGGAACCTACAGAGGATGGTGCAGCCTCTTCAAGAAGTCAAGGATCAAAGCCTCTTAATGATTTAGACAAGATTCCCAAACCAAGGACGCTAACCAAGGAGGAATTGGCAGCAAAGGAAGCCAAAGAGAAGATCTTGCAAG AAATGGAACAGATGAAGGAAAGATTTGCCAAACTGCTGTTGGGTGAGGATATGTCCGGTGGTGGAAAGGGAGTTTCGTCTGCTTTGGCACTGTCAAACGCTTTTACAAACCTTGCTG CTTCTATTTATGGTGAACAAAAACGGCTGGAACCAATGCCGGCAGAAAGGAAAGCAAAATggagaaaagaaattgattggCTTCTATCAGTCACAGATTACGTTGTTGAAATGGTTCCTTCACAACAAAAGTCCAAGGATGGTACAAATATGGAG ATTATGACGACACGACAAAGGACTGATCTTCACATGAATATCCCTGCCTTGCGCAAGCTTGATGCAATGCTTATT GAATGTCTGGATAACTTCAAAGATCAAACCGAGTTCTATTATGTGTCAAAAGATTCAGATGATTCAGATCCAGactcaaagaaaaaaaacgatGATAAGTGGTGGTTACCTACTCCTAAGGTTCCGGTAGACGGTCTATCTGATTCGGCTAGAAAATTTCTGCATTACCAGAAAGATTGTGTGAATCAAGTACTTAAAGCAGCCATGGCAATAAATGCCCAAATTTTATCAGAAATTGAGATCCCCGAAAGCTATATTGACTCCCTACCCAAG AATGGAAGAGCAAGTCTAGGCGACTCGATCTACAGGAGCATAACAGTTGAATTTTTTGATCCTGACCAGTTCCTGTCAACCATGGACTTATCATCAGAGCATAAAATTCTGAATCTCAAGAATAGAATTGAAGCATCCATAGTAATTTGGAAGCGGAAGATGAACCACAAAGATGGAAAATCTACTTGGGGTTCTGGAGTGAGTATCGAAAAAAGAGAACTATTTGAAGAGAGAGCAGAAACCATATTACTTCTCTTAAAGCACCGTTTCCCTGGCCTTCCTCAATCTTCACTGGATATAAGCAAAATCCAATACAACAAG GATGTGGGGCAAGCTGTTCTAGAAAGCTATTCAAGAATATTGGAGAGTTTGGCCTTTACAGTTCTTTCAAGAATAGATGATGTACTCCAAGCAGATTTCCAAATTCAATGTCAAAATATATCAGCAGGAAAAAGCAGAAACTCAATTTCCAGGCCTCCTAAAGAAGAGATGGAGAAGGTTACCACTGAAGCACCTGGTTCAATGACACTATCAGATTTCATGGGTTGGGGCTCTGATCAAGAAGACTCAACGTTGAAGAAGGACCCCTCAGATGAATTATGCAAAGACGAGGATACAAAGCAACAAAAACTTGCTAATGTAGTGACCAGCAAGAAGATGTCATATCTTGAGACCTTGGGAGCCACGAGAAGCCCAACAGCACGACATTAA
- the LOC106761014 gene encoding 30S ribosomal protein S17, chloroplastic, with translation MWLLQLPPKLSTPFLNGHAHGSNLLTKPNSGVARPQWAPPCSVPQIKAMKTMQGKVVCSSSDKTVAVEVVRVAIHPKYKRRFRKKKKYQAHDPDNQFKVGDIVQLQKTRPISKTKTFLALPAPQRRSNETSQREEIFIDFESFESFGSESQS, from the coding sequence ATGTGGCTTCTTCAGCTCCCTCCGAAGCTCTCAACCCCTTTTCTGAACGGTCATGCCCATGGCTCGAACCTTCTCACGAAACCCAATTCCGGCGTGGCTAGGCCCCAATGGGCACCGCCGTGTTCCGTCCCTCAAATAAAAGCGATGAAGACAATGCAGGGAAAGGTGGTGTGCTCCAGCAGCGATAAGACGGTGGCTGTGGAGGTGGTCAGGGTGGCCATTCACCCAAAGTACAAGAGGCGCTtcaggaagaagaagaagtaccAGGCCCACGACCCAGATAACCAATTCAAAGTGGGCGACATCGTTCAGCTCCAGAAGACCAGGCCCATCAGCAAGACCAAGACTTTTCTAGCCCTCCCCGCTCCCCAACGGCGTTCCAACGAAACCTCTCAGCGGGAAGAGATTTTCATTGATTTCGAGTCTTTCGAGTCTTTCGGGTCCGAGTCTCAGTCCTAG
- the LOC106762155 gene encoding glyoxylate/hydroxypyruvate reductase A HPR2 isoform X2 has protein sequence MESMGVLMTCPMHSYIQEQLAKRFNLFKLWHFPSFVAFAQAHGTSVRAVVASVKVGVDATTIDSLPNLQIVSTYSVGYDNIDLRKCREKGIPVTNTPDVLTDDVADLAIALALSLFCTISHSPRRNSAPHLTPKLSGKAVGIIGMGRIGLAIAKRAEAFGCPISYHSRSVKAESGYRYYSNVLDLAADSEVLVVACTLTHETRHIVNRGVMDALGPKGILINIGRGPHVDEPELVSALTEGRLGGAGLDVFEKEPEVREELLRLENVVLTPHVGSDTVETCMAMADLVIANLEP, from the exons ATGGAATCCATGGGCGTGCTAATGACTTGCCCAATGCACAGTTACATCCAAGAACAGCTCGCCAAGCGCTTCAACCTCTTCAAACTCTGGCACTTTCCCTCCTTCGTCGCCTTCGCCCAAGCCCACGGAACCTCCGTCCGCGCCGTCGTCGCAAGTGTCAAAGTAGGAGTGGATGCCACCACCATCGACTCCTTGCCCAACCTACAGATTGTCTCCACCTACAGCGTCGGATACGACAACATCGACCTCCGAAAATGCAGAGAGAAAGGCATTCCCGTCACCAACACGCCCGACGTTTTGACCGACGATGTCGCCGATCTCGCCATCGCCCTTGCCTTGTCCCTCTTCTGCACAATTTCTCACTCCCCTCGCCGTAATTCTGCTCCTCACCTCACACCAAAG CTTAGTGGTAAAGCAGTTGGAATTATAGGGATGGGAAGGATTGGGTTGGCGATTGCGAAGAGAGCCGAGGCTTTTGGATGCCCCATCAGCTACCATTCGAGAAGTGTAAAGGCAGAGTCTGGGTATAGATATTACTCTAACGTTCTTGACTTAGCCGCTGACTCTGAAGTACTGGTTGTGGCCTGTACCCTCACCCATGAAACCCGTCACATCGTGAACCGGGGAGTTATGGATGCATTGGGCCCAAAGGGGATTTTGATCAATATTGGGCGAGGCCCGCACGTGGATGAGCCCGAACTCGTGTCCGCCTTGACCGAAGGAAGACTAGGTGGTGCGGGCCTTGACGTGTTTGAGAAGGAGCCAGAGGTGCGGGAAGAGTTACTAAGGCTTGAGAATGTTGTGTTGACTCCTCATGTGGGGAGTGACACTGTGGAAACTTGCATGGCAATGGCAGATCTTGTGATTGCAAACTTAGAG CCATGA
- the LOC106762157 gene encoding probable dynein light chain, translating to MLEGKAVIEDTDMPLKMQIQAMASASEALDLYDVLDCTSIAAHIKKEFDTKHGSGWQCVVGSSFGCFFTHSKGTFVYFTLETLNFLIFKGASSGHI from the exons ATGTTGGAAGGTAAAGCTGTGATAGAGGATACTGACATGCCCCTCAAGATGCAGATCCAAGCCATGGCATCTGCTTCTGAAGCTCTTGATCTCTACGATGTTTTGGATTGCACATCCATTGCTGCCCACATTAAAAAG GAGTTTGACACGAAGCATGGTTCTGGATGGCAGTGTGTGGTGGGATCGAGTTTTGGCTGCTTTTTCACCCATTCCAAGGGAACCTTCGTGTACTTTACTCTGGAGACTCTCAATTTTCTCATCTTCAAAGGAGCTTCTTCCGGTCATATCTGA